Below is a window of Coregonus clupeaformis isolate EN_2021a chromosome 15, ASM2061545v1, whole genome shotgun sequence DNA.
ataaactaGGCTTTGGTGGCAGTGTGTATGACTGTATCTGTGGTTGTCTTGGTGACAGGTGTAACATTGacaacaacacccacaggaaGAACTTAATCCAGCCGCCCCATATATGGTCTCTTCCTCCGCCTCATCCCCTGGTTCTGGTACAGACGTATCACACTCAGGATGGAGCTACTGGGCTGCACAGAGGACGActgaccacctctctctctctccccctctcacactCTGGAAGTGGAGGTGTGGACACTGGTCATTAGAGACACTGGAAACTATATTTGGACGTAAAGGTCACAATAAGTGATTTTGATATTATTGGTTTACagtgtgttatttatttattggaTTGTAAAAGTACTGTACTTCTGCTCTTTAATGTTTTCCTTTATCGTGCTCCTGTGTGATACCATTTCCAACAGTTGTGAAGTAGTGTAGTGCCTAAATATTACAGGGTTAACTTTTCCATGACCAACCTTCGACTATTCCCTCCTGACTACTAAGGGCCACAGTTTCTGATGGAAAAACAGCCTTCTCAAAGCTCCACTAAATAACCATAACGTTTGAAAGTGGACATCTTACATTAATCGTAAATGAAAAGTTACAACATTATTCACGTTATAATGTGAGTATCAAGGTATTTCTTTATGACAGAAAATGTAATCCAAATTGTGCTTACCACTGTACAACATAAACACTGGTATATTTATTGATACTGATTTAATACAATATTGATTGTAGTAACATATACTGTATCTGATACAAATTAACAAACCACTTTCTATATAGTAAAACAAGCAACATAATACATGTATTTCTCTGTCTGTTTTCTGTGTCTATTTGGGTATCAAATCAAAAGCGGTTGGAATTAGGTGTTGAATGGATTGCTGCTGCTCTTATACTCCTCATGgttcctcctgctcctctggTGGTGTAGCAGACCCATCTGTTGGTCAGAGAAGGTTACTACATGTCTCTTTAAATCCTCACCAGTTAGTCATTTGGACATCTCCATTCAGACTGATGCTCCATCACTTCCTCTGGTCTTCTGAAACTGCTGTCCTagagtattagtagtagtattagtagtagtagtgtgtgtgtgtgcatgcatgcatgcaagtgtgtatttgtgtgccaGGTAAAGAGAGAGGCCAGCTGTTAGACCAGGTCACTGTTGATAGCTCAGCTCTGTACTGTAGAGAATCATCCAAGACAAAACAATATCCAAACACTGATGGCTTATAAAGTTGTATTTCTTTATTTCAACGATATCAGTCTCAGGTGGTGTGAGAGTTCCATTGGGATAGATTCCCACCATTAATATGAGACAACACCGTGGTAACTGGAAGCTACATCCAAATCACTGATTACTAGCCACTGGGTAATGGGTTCAACTAACATACCATAATAAACACATGTATTACTCATCAATCCTTCACTGTGATCTCTGAACCCTGAACCAAATCTTGCGTGAGCATCGCGTTGCCTGTCTGTCCACGAACGAGTACTGTAGAGATATGTTTAAGGTTTCAACATGGAACATAACATCATAACAACAGTATGCTGATGAACTTTGATTGGTGAAGGTCAGCAAATAGAAAAAAACTGTGTGACTGTGGTAAAATAATAACACTCCTACGTTGCTCTCACAGTGTAGGATAATACAGTGTGATTCTCTCTAACTggtctcctctctaacccctccaTAAAAATGTTGTCTCATCCAACAACTGAACAATAATGTAATGCATTACTCATCAATTCACTGTAGacatacactgtgtacaaaacattaggaacacctgctctttccatgacatagactgaccaggtgaatccaggtgaaagctatgatcccttattgatgtcacctgttaaatccacttcaatcagtgtagatgaaggggaggagaaaggttaaagaaggatgtgtgccattcagagggtgaatgggcaagacaaaagatttaagtgcctttggacGTTGTGTGGTAATAGGTGcaaggcgcactggtttgtgtaaAGAACTGCAACGCCGCTGGGTTTTTCCATGCTCAACTGTTTCCTGTGtggatcaagaatggtccaccacccaaaggacatccagcgaacttgacacaactttgggaagcattggagtaaacatgagccagcatccctatggaacgctttGACACTGTGTAGAGTCCATGGcacaacgaattgaggctgttctgaggtgcTCTTAAAATTTTGTTCACTCAATTTTGAAGTTTCAACACAAAACATATAATTTGATTGTGCAATTTGATTGATTAAGAACAGGAACTGATGTGTGGTAAATACAGTATGGTTCTCTCTGTTCAATAGTAGACCTCCTACAACATTGAGTAAAAGTCTCACTCAGATCTTTAGAGTTCTCAGTCTCTGACTCCTCCCAATGACCCCCTGATCCCCCCTCAACCCTCTCCATTCTAAAAGCCTGCAGTGCACATTCAATCATCTACGTTGGTTTGGAATTCTGGCCTACGTCTCATCAAGATCTTTACAGACCTCCCTCCCCTCATTCTCTAGACAAAGTAGACAGGACAATAAATTATTCTGGCCTGTTTTCCCCATGTTCACTATGACACTCACCACGGCACAGTGGACAGTAGAGCTGATCTGGTTCTACACATGGACTGTGATGGTGAATCATATCAGATTGTGGAGAAGCCAACTTGATGAGTTTCTCCTGACCCAGCTCAACACTCCTATCAGTGCCCTCTGACCTCTCCCCTCTCGTACCAGTCTCTTCTGCAACACTGAGTGAGCTTTACTGACCTCTTTCAagttctgtctcagtctctccatttctccatccTTCTCCTTCATCTGTCTAttcttctctccatctgtctgctGAACTCCCTCTGCATCTTTGTCTGTGAGATCATGatgttcctctgtaactcaggTAGGACTATCTTCATCAGGTTTCTCTCTGCTTCAACTCTGACCTCTCCTTCATAGTTCTCCATCATCTCCTCTATCTCCAGTCtgtgtctctcctccatctctctcctctcattctctctcttctctctaaatctctccagctttctctccatcccctccctcctatCAAACTCTTTCTTCagctctctctccagctcccttttcttctcctcatccctctcttctttcACCTGTCTCTCCAGTTCAGTGGTTCTTTCACTGAGTGTTCTGATATCTCCTTCATGTTCCTGGATCACTCCCCTCTATCTTCTTCAGCGAGTCCTGCAACTCCTTCTGAAAcctatctctcacctctctctcctccctctgtttcctctcctctttctccctctggatctttcctccatctctctgacCTGGTCTTCTGACTCCTGGTAGGTCTGACTGCTGTagaatctctctctgtttcctgccACCATCTCCTCTACCTGCTCCAGCAGCTCTGGGACCTGAGTGCCATGGGCCCTGTCCTTAATGTTGAGGACGTGGTACCTGCTCCACATTTCTCTACAAGCTGCTGGAGGTCCTGACTCCCTGCTTGGAGAAACTCCTCAATGCTCTGCTCTTTCAGGCCATCAGCATGGGTGAATAGAATCACAGTGTGTCCCCAACAACCCTCCCCAAacatctcctctattctctccagcacccctctctcctcccccctggaGGGCTCCACTGGTATGACCAGGAGGAAGGCGTGGGGTCCTGgggcagacagacggacacagaGCCCCACATCCTGTCTCATCTCATCCAGAGAGAGTCCAGGACAGAACCAGTCTGGAGTGTCCACCAGCACCAACCGTCTCCCAGAcacgtccccctctctcctcttactCCTCTGGGTCACTGCAGAGGGGCTGGCCTGGGCCCCAAACTCCTCTCTGCCAAGGATGGTGTTTCCTGCTGCACTCCTCCCAGCCCCAGTCCTCCCCAGCAGCACCAGTCTCAGCTCAGACACACTGGGAGACACTGGGGAGTCTggactgctgctctctcctcccactgcaacacaacacaacacacagcactgTTCAACACACTGACTCTCTGGATAATGTACAACACAGTGTCAAATATAATGTAAGCTACATCCATAACTCACTTTCAGGAGGATTTAACTCCATGCTGTTTCTCCTCCTCAGTGGAAGTGTGGGGTCTGTACCGGAGGTCTCTCCTCCCACTGTAACACAACATAGAGAACTGGTCAACATACTGTTTCATCAGTGACACATTTAAAAACATAGTATACACAAACAACAAATACATTACACATCATTGTGAAATATAGATTATTGGAGAAAATAGAGAATATCAAGATTGATGACAGTTTGAGGCAACATTGATAACTCACTAAGTGAAGGATGGTCCACTATAGACTAGAAACAGTAGGAGAAAGCAGGACAATATTGATAACTCACTATATGGAGGACCATCCATGCTGTGTCTCCTCCTGACTGGGAGTATGGAACCTGTATATGAGGTCTCTCCATGTTCTAAAACAACAAATAACATCCATTTATAATGGGAACATTTACCTCAGTAACACATGAAGGCACATAGACCTACTTAAGGGTAGTTCTGGGTTTCTCGTGAAATGTTAATGTTAAGTATCACATATCTCACTCACCAGTCATCTGGGCTGAGGTCTCTCTTCTCAGTCTCTCTAGCTCAGTCTTCACATCACATATCTGTTGAGCTGAAATAACAAAGGAAGACTAACATCTGAATTCTATGTTAAAGACTTTAGACAGAAATATGATGCAGAGGGAAAGTGATGTAAAACAATATTCCTGAGAATTGAGGAAAGTACAGTAGGTTAAATATATTAATGGTAGTAATAATCTTACCCAGTTTAGCATTTTCATTGTTGACATCCTCCACTTGTTTGTCTCGTTCCTTtaactgcttctctctctcctctagtagtTTATATTTCTCTTCTAgttcctgtctcctctcttttaGTTCATTATATTTTTCCTCCAGTAGTTTGTCCCTCTCTTCCAGTagtatgtctttctctctcccagttTGTGGTTCCTGTCCTCTAGTTGAAGGTCTTTTTCCTGCAGTAGGACTCTGAAGTTCTCTACTTGGCTGTTCTTGTCCTGCAGGTTCTTTCTCAGTGTCTCTAGTTGAATGTCTCTATCCTTTAGTTGCTTCTctttttgttccagttggttttctTTCTCTTCTAATAGTTTATTCCTCTGTCCCATTGTCTGGTTCTTCTCCTCCagtagtctctctttctctctctcacttcctggGTCATATCATCCAGTCTATAGTTTCTCTCCTCTAGTTGATGGTCTTTTTCCTTTATTTTCTTGTCTTTGTCTCCTAGTTCAACCTTCTTCTCCTTTATTTCATTATCTTTTCCCTCCagtagtctctctttctctctcacttcctGGGTCATATCATCCAGTTGTTTGTCTTTCTCCTCTAGTTGtttcatcatctcatctcttaATATCTCTTTTAATTCTTTTTCCATCTTCAACTCTGAGAGAAAGCAATTAACATATTTAATTGGTTGTTTGATTAAGcaattaattcattaattcaaTAGTATGCCTATAACGACACATTATAATTTGATGGAGGTGGTACAATAATTGTTTTCTACAGTCAACAGTTATCTGAGCTGAACCAACAATCAACTGATCTATTGACTATTTGATACATTACCAAATGAATTAGTCTGAAAAAAGGAATAACATCACTAATGTTCCCTGAACcaatcctctctcctccagactcTCTCACACTTACCAAGCTCAACAGCTGATGCCTCCCTCTTCAACTTGTCCTCTTGGGTCTCATGTTGTAAATACACTGAACCTGACAATATGGTGTAAAAAAGAGAGGTGAGATCTGTCTGGTAGACTACATCACTATATACAGAACAAACAGGACCAATCAGATGTTTCCTGTCTCTCAAGCCTCCCTCATGTAGGGGCTGTGGGCGCCAATAAGATCTGGTTAACTTAATTAATAATATTTTTTTAGTTATTGGCCTATCCTGATCAAATTATTATTTTCATGTTAAGTGATAACCAGCACTGGGCTCTATGGCAGAAACACTATATTGTGTCAGGATCAGGGTTCTATggaatataaactcagcaaaaaaagaaacgtcctctcactgtcaactgcgtttattttcagcaaacttaacatgtgtaaatatttgtatgaacataacaagattcaacaactgagacataacctgaacaagttccacagacatgtgactaacagaaatggaataatgtgtccctgaacaaaggaggggtcaaaatcaaaagtaacagtcagtatctggtgtggccaccagctgcattaagtactgcagtgcatctcctcttcatggactgcaccagattttccagttcttgctgtgagatgttaccccactcttccaccaaggcacctgcaagttcccggacatttctggggggaatggccctatccctcaccctccgatccaacaggttccAGATGTGCtaaatgggattgagatccgggctcttcgctgaccatggcagaacactgacattcctgtcttgcaggaaatcacgcacagaacgagtaGTATGGCTGgtggtattgtcatgctggagggtcatgacaggatgagcctgcaggaagggtaccacatgagggaggatgatgtcttccctgtaacgcacagcgttgagattgcctgcaatgacaacaagctcagtccgatgatgctgtgacacaccgccccagaccatgacggaccctccacctccaaatcgatcccgctccagagtacaggcctcggagtaacgctcattccttcgacgataaacgcaaatccaaccatcacccctggtgagacaaaaccgcgactcgtcagtgaacagcactttttgccagtcctgtctgggcCAGTGACAGTGGGTTTATGCCCATAGGCGACGACGTTGTTACCAATGATGTCTGGTGAGgtcctgccttacaacaggcctacaattcctcagtccagcctctctcagcctgttgctgacagtctgagcactgatggagggattgtgcgttcctggtgtaactcgggcagttgttgttgccaacctgtacctgtcccgcaggtgtgatgttcggatgtaccgatcctgtgcaggtgttgttacacgtggtctgccactgcgacgacgatcagctgtccgtcctgtctcactgtagcgctgtcttaggtgtctcacagtacagacattgcaatttattgccctggccacatctgcagtcctaatgcctccttgcagcatccctaaggcacgttcacgcagatgagcagggaccctgggcatctttgttttggtgtttttcagagtcagtagaaaggcctctttagtgtcctaagttttcataactgtgaccttaattgcctaccgtctgtaagctgttagtgtcttaacgaccgttccacaggtgcatgttcattaattgtttatggttaattgaacaagcatgggaaacagtgtttaaactcttTACAATGaaaatctgtgaagttatttggatttttacgaattatctttgaaagacagggtcctgaaaaagggctgtttctttttttgctgagtttacattcagTATAATTTCAAGAACATCTATACATCATAATCCAACCTACCTTGAGAACATTTGGGGAGAGTAATGATAAATCTAAAGAAACTGATTGAATTTGTAGCCTTGAAGACACACTGCTGTTCACAAGGCCTGTACTTATTCATAgtatcagattaacactctggtCTTTTCTTTGTCTTGTGTTATAGGTTGTCAATAAACAAAACAGACAAATAAGTAATTACTCACGGTCTTCagatcatccattatccaagatggagagtcatgaataatgatcatgtaaaacaaaatgcattagTTATAATTGTTCATAGAATTTCTGTCTCATTACATCATTTAATGAAATACCATACATCATATTGGaatgactgttcatcacattCATTACAAATGCacatctagggaaagggatgtaatcagtgctactatgtgagcagCCTTAGAATGTCTGAATGCTTCATATTAGGACATCAAACTGAATTCAAGCTGATTCCGTGTTAATTTTGGAGTGTGAAATGTTGAGATCTATGacagatatattgtgggagggctatgtgaaatgttgaacatatggcagatatattgtgggagggctatgtgaaatgttgaaCTATATGGCATATATATTGTTggagggctatgtgaaatgttgagctATATGGCATATATATTGTTGGAGGGCTATGGTATTGCTCCTGATCAGCCATTTTCCAAGATGGAGAGTAATGAATAATGATAATGTATAACAAAATGTATGAGTTATTACAGTTACATTCAATCCAATTTCTGTCACATTACATTATTCCATCAAATACCATATATCGTATTGcaatgactgttcatcac
It encodes the following:
- the LOC123492674 gene encoding GTPase IMAP family member 4-like translates to MTEHGETSYTGSILPVRRRHSMDGPPYMGGETSGTDPTLPLRRRNSMELNPPEMGGESSSPDSPVSPSVSELRLVLLGRTGAGRSAAGNTILGREEFGAQASPSAVTQRSKRREGDVSGRRLVLVDTPDWFCPGLSLDEMRQDVGLCVRLSAPGPHAFLLVIPVEPSRGEERGVLERIEEMFGEGCWGHTVILFTHADGLKEQSIEEFLQAGSQDLQQLVEKCGAGTTSSTLRTGPMALRSQSCWSR